Proteins encoded in a region of the Paramagnetospirillum magneticum AMB-1 genome:
- the secG gene encoding preprotein translocase subunit SecG — protein sequence MDVFPIILVIHLILAVALVGVILLQRSEGGALGIGGGSGGGLMTGRAAGNLLTRTTAIVAGSFFLTSLVLALLANSRTGGGSPFDKLNTPVAAPAAPVVPAEPAAPSAPLSR from the coding sequence ATGGACGTCTTTCCGATCATCCTCGTCATTCACCTGATCCTCGCCGTGGCGCTGGTGGGTGTGATCCTGCTGCAGCGGTCCGAAGGCGGGGCGCTGGGCATCGGCGGCGGAAGTGGCGGCGGATTGATGACCGGCCGCGCGGCGGGCAACCTGCTGACGCGCACCACCGCCATCGTGGCCGGGTCGTTCTTTCTGACCAGCTTGGTCCTGGCGCTGCTGGCCAATTCGCGCACCGGCGGCGGTTCGCCGTTCGACAAGCTGAACACTCCGGTGGCGGCTCCCGCCGCGCCGGTGGTTCCGGCCGAGCCGGCCGCGCCCAGTGCGCCGCTGTCGCGATAG
- a CDS encoding CTP synthase: protein MTRFIFITGGVVSSLGKGLASAALGALLQARGFKVRLRKLDPYLNVDPGTMSPYQHGEVYVTDDGAETDLDLGHYERFTGVPSRKSDNITTGRIYSNVIAKERRGDYLGATVQVIPHVTDAIKEFVKSDLTDEDFCLCEIGGTVGDIESLPFLEAIRQLGNELGRARTMFVHLTLVPYIPSAGELKTKPTQHSVKELLSVGIQPDMLMCRCDREIPEGDRRKIALFCNVAPDAVIPALDVDSIYQVPISYHEQGMDAVVCRHFGLDAPLPDLKRWSTIVDRIRQPEGEVTIAIVGKYISLLDSYKSLAEALHHGGIANNVKVNLNWIDSQIFEQGDVVQHLEPCDGILVPGGFGERGAFGKVEAVRFARERKVPYFGICFGMQMAVIEAARNLAGYKDASSTEFGPCDNPVVGLMTEWMKGNMLEKRAASGDLGGTMRLGAYECDLKQGSRVREIYGQGRISERHRHRYEVNMGYRADLEKTGLSFSGLSPDGVLPEIVEIPDHPWFVGVQFHPELKSKPFDPHPLFTSFIAAAVRQSRLV from the coding sequence ATGACCCGTTTCATCTTCATCACCGGTGGTGTGGTTTCCTCGCTTGGCAAGGGCCTGGCCTCCGCGGCGCTGGGGGCGCTGCTCCAGGCGCGCGGCTTCAAGGTCCGCCTGCGCAAGCTGGATCCCTATCTCAACGTCGATCCCGGCACCATGAGCCCGTACCAGCACGGCGAGGTCTATGTCACCGACGACGGTGCCGAGACCGACCTGGACCTGGGTCATTACGAGCGCTTCACCGGGGTGCCGTCGCGCAAGAGCGACAACATCACCACCGGGCGCATCTACTCCAACGTGATCGCCAAGGAGCGGCGCGGCGACTATCTGGGCGCCACCGTCCAGGTGATTCCCCACGTCACCGACGCCATCAAGGAATTCGTCAAGAGCGACCTGACGGACGAGGATTTCTGTCTGTGCGAGATCGGCGGCACGGTGGGCGACATTGAAAGCCTGCCCTTCCTGGAGGCCATCCGCCAGCTGGGCAACGAACTGGGCCGGGCCCGCACCATGTTCGTGCACCTGACCCTGGTGCCCTATATCCCCTCGGCGGGCGAGCTGAAGACCAAGCCGACCCAGCACTCGGTCAAGGAGCTGCTGTCGGTGGGCATTCAGCCCGACATGCTGATGTGCCGCTGCGACCGCGAGATCCCCGAGGGCGACCGCCGCAAGATCGCCCTGTTCTGCAACGTGGCGCCCGATGCGGTGATTCCGGCCCTCGACGTGGATTCCATCTACCAGGTGCCCATCAGCTATCACGAACAGGGCATGGATGCCGTGGTTTGCCGCCATTTCGGCCTGGACGCCCCCCTGCCGGACCTCAAGCGCTGGTCGACCATCGTCGACCGCATCCGCCAGCCCGAGGGCGAGGTCACCATCGCCATCGTCGGCAAGTACATCAGCCTGCTGGACAGCTACAAGTCCCTGGCCGAGGCGCTGCACCACGGCGGCATCGCCAACAACGTCAAGGTCAACCTCAACTGGATCGACAGCCAGATCTTCGAGCAGGGCGACGTGGTCCAGCATCTGGAGCCCTGCGACGGTATTCTGGTGCCCGGCGGCTTCGGCGAGCGCGGCGCCTTCGGCAAGGTCGAGGCGGTGCGCTTCGCCCGCGAGCGCAAGGTGCCCTATTTCGGCATCTGTTTCGGCATGCAGATGGCGGTGATCGAGGCGGCCCGCAATCTGGCCGGCTACAAGGATGCCAGCTCCACCGAGTTCGGCCCCTGCGACAATCCCGTGGTCGGCCTGATGACCGAGTGGATGAAGGGCAACATGCTCGAAAAGCGCGCCGCATCCGGCGATCTGGGCGGCACCATGCGCCTGGGCGCCTATGAATGCGACCTGAAGCAGGGGTCGCGGGTGCGCGAGATCTACGGCCAGGGCCGCATTTCCGAGCGCCACCGTCACCGCTACGAGGTCAACATGGGCTATCGGGCCGATCTGGAAAAGACCGGCCTGTCCTTCTCGGGCCTGTCGCCCGACGGCGTGCTGCCCGAGATCGTCGAGATTCCCGACCATCCCTGGTTCGTCGGCGTCCAGTTCCATCCCGAATTGAAGTCCAAGCCTTTCGATCCGCATCCGCTGTTCACCAGCTTCATCGCGGCGGCGGTCCGCCAGTCACGACTCGTTTAA
- the kdsA gene encoding 3-deoxy-8-phosphooctulonate synthase encodes MTQTRHHVAVNDDVILGNDLPLVLIAGPCQMESRDHAMECAEALKIMAAEAGIALIYKSSFDKANRTSLAGQRGVGLDKALPIFAEIKAKLGLPVLTDVHTEEQCVIAAKVADVLQIPAFLCRQTDLLVAAGRTGAVINVKKGQFLAPWDMANVAAKIESTGNSRVLLTERGASFGYNTLVTDMRGLPIMARTGWPVIMDATHAVQAPGGQGNSSGGDRRFAPVLARAAVAIGVAGVFVECHPDPDHAPSDGPNMIAMKDMPALVEVLMKLDATAKSFPVSID; translated from the coding sequence ATGACCCAGACCCGTCATCATGTTGCCGTCAATGACGATGTCATTCTCGGCAACGATCTGCCTTTGGTGCTGATCGCCGGCCCCTGCCAGATGGAAAGCCGCGATCACGCCATGGAATGCGCCGAGGCGCTGAAGATCATGGCGGCCGAGGCGGGGATCGCCCTGATCTACAAGTCGTCCTTCGACAAGGCCAACCGCACCTCCCTGGCGGGACAGCGCGGCGTCGGGCTGGACAAGGCCCTGCCCATCTTCGCCGAGATCAAGGCCAAGCTGGGCCTGCCGGTGCTGACCGACGTCCATACCGAGGAGCAATGCGTCATTGCCGCCAAGGTGGCTGACGTGCTGCAGATCCCCGCCTTCCTTTGCCGCCAGACCGATCTTCTGGTCGCAGCCGGGCGCACCGGCGCGGTGATCAACGTCAAGAAGGGCCAGTTCCTGGCGCCTTGGGACATGGCCAACGTGGCCGCCAAGATCGAGAGCACTGGCAATTCACGCGTTCTGCTGACTGAGCGCGGCGCCAGCTTCGGATACAACACCCTGGTCACCGACATGCGCGGCCTGCCCATCATGGCGCGCACCGGCTGGCCGGTGATCATGGATGCCACCCACGCCGTGCAGGCGCCGGGGGGACAGGGCAATTCCTCGGGCGGGGACCGCCGGTTCGCTCCCGTCCTGGCCCGCGCCGCCGTCGCCATCGGCGTGGCCGGCGTGTTCGTTGAATGCCATCCCGATCCCGATCATGCGCCGTCCGACGGCCCCAACATGATCGCCATGAAGGACATGCCGGCGCTGGTCGAGGTTCTGATGAAGCTCGACGCCACCGCCAAGTCGTTTCCCGTTTCCATAGACTGA
- the eno gene encoding phosphopyruvate hydratase, translating into MTAIIDIHGREILDSRGNPTVEVDVVLETGVIGRAAVPSGASTGVHEACELRDGDKQRYLGKGVQKACDSVNGEIYDALSGMDVEDQILLDKTMIDLDGTANKSRLGANAILGVSLAAAKAAAEESGLPLYRYVGGAFASTLPVPMMNIINGGAHADNPIDIQEFMIMPVGASSCSEAIRMGAEVFHALKKTLKDAGHNTNVGDEGGFAPNLKSAEMALDFIMKSIETAGYKPGEDIMLALDCASSEFFKEGKYVMAGAKKTYDQKGLVKFYAKLVGSYPIISIEDGCAEDDLVGWELLTDALGAKVQLVGDDLFVTNPARLSMGIDQGLANSILVKVNQIGTLSETLEAVDMAHKAGYTAVMSHRSGETEDSTIADLAVATNCGQIKTGSLSRSDRIAKYNQLIRIEELLGSAARYAGQTIMRR; encoded by the coding sequence ATGACCGCCATTATCGATATCCACGGCCGCGAGATTCTGGATTCGCGCGGTAACCCCACCGTCGAGGTCGACGTCGTGCTGGAGACCGGCGTGATCGGCCGCGCGGCCGTTCCGTCGGGCGCCTCCACCGGCGTGCACGAGGCGTGCGAGCTGCGCGACGGCGACAAGCAGCGCTATCTCGGCAAGGGCGTGCAGAAGGCCTGCGACTCGGTCAATGGCGAGATCTACGACGCCTTGTCGGGCATGGACGTGGAAGACCAGATCCTGCTCGATAAGACCATGATCGATCTGGACGGCACCGCCAACAAGTCGCGCCTGGGCGCCAACGCCATCCTGGGCGTGTCCCTGGCCGCCGCCAAGGCCGCCGCCGAGGAATCGGGCCTGCCGCTGTATCGCTATGTGGGCGGCGCCTTCGCCTCCACCCTGCCGGTGCCCATGATGAACATCATCAATGGCGGCGCCCATGCCGACAACCCCATCGACATTCAGGAATTCATGATCATGCCGGTGGGCGCTTCGTCGTGCTCCGAGGCCATCCGCATGGGCGCCGAGGTGTTCCACGCCCTGAAGAAGACCCTGAAGGACGCCGGCCACAACACCAATGTGGGTGACGAGGGCGGCTTCGCCCCCAACCTGAAGAGCGCCGAGATGGCCCTGGACTTCATCATGAAGTCCATCGAGACCGCCGGCTACAAGCCGGGTGAGGACATCATGCTGGCGCTGGACTGCGCCTCCTCCGAATTCTTCAAGGAGGGCAAGTACGTCATGGCGGGCGCCAAGAAGACCTATGACCAGAAGGGCCTGGTCAAGTTCTACGCCAAGCTGGTTGGCTCCTATCCGATCATCTCCATCGAGGACGGCTGCGCCGAGGACGATCTGGTGGGCTGGGAATTGCTGACCGACGCCCTGGGCGCCAAGGTCCAGCTGGTGGGCGACGACCTGTTCGTCACCAACCCGGCGCGCCTGTCCATGGGCATCGACCAGGGCCTGGCCAATTCCATCCTGGTCAAGGTCAACCAGATCGGTACCCTGTCCGAGACCCTGGAAGCCGTCGACATGGCCCACAAGGCGGGCTACACCGCCGTCATGAGCCACCGCTCGGGCGAGACCGAGGATTCGACCATCGCCGATCTGGCGGTGGCCACCAATTGCGGCCAGATCAAGACCGGCTCGCTGTCGCGCTCGGACCGCATCGCCAAGTACAACCAGCTGATCCGCATCGAGGAACTGCTGGGCTCGGCCGCCCGCTACGCCGGCCAGACCATCATGCGCCGCTAG
- a CDS encoding class I SAM-dependent methyltransferase yields the protein MSAVNQPGMPDLPRLYLWMRNLFGFQRRRMKAFEARFGGLGESVRVVDLGGHPRYWRFVTTPPSLTLLNIRRYVGSDDVPHQMVIGDARQTGFESGQFDIAFSNSLIEHLSGRADQQAFAAEVRRIAAGYYVQTPYKYAVFEPHLLVFLIHLLPRPVYKWLAFWLSPRKWLTGAGRDMVDREIDSISPLSVRDMRELFPDAVIERERVFGLTKSLIAIKVPGPS from the coding sequence ATGTCGGCGGTTAATCAGCCCGGAATGCCCGATCTGCCGCGCCTGTACCTCTGGATGCGAAACCTGTTCGGCTTCCAGCGCCGGCGAATGAAGGCGTTCGAAGCCCGATTCGGAGGGCTGGGAGAGTCCGTCCGGGTCGTCGACCTGGGCGGCCATCCCCGCTACTGGCGCTTTGTCACCACCCCGCCGTCGCTGACCTTGCTGAACATCCGGCGCTATGTCGGCAGCGACGATGTCCCCCATCAGATGGTGATCGGCGACGCCCGGCAGACCGGATTCGAGTCCGGCCAGTTCGACATCGCCTTTTCCAACTCGCTGATCGAGCACCTGAGCGGCCGAGCCGATCAGCAGGCCTTTGCCGCCGAGGTTCGACGCATCGCCGCCGGGTATTATGTCCAAACTCCATACAAATACGCCGTGTTCGAGCCCCACCTGCTGGTTTTCCTGATCCATCTGCTGCCACGGCCCGTCTACAAGTGGCTGGCCTTCTGGCTGTCCCCCCGCAAGTGGCTGACGGGCGCCGGCCGCGACATGGTCGACCGCGAGATCGACTCCATCAGCCCCCTGTCGGTCCGCGACATGCGGGAACTGTTTCCCGACGCCGTCATCGAGCGTGAGCGCGTCTTCGGCCTGACCAAGTCCCTGATCGCCATCAAGGTCCCCGGGCCATCATGA
- a CDS encoding substrate-binding periplasmic protein, protein MMWRVVLVLAIVMSTSVRAAEPAASIRVVFNTAPNPPITYGDGTFIDPDKPSLIVEMLRMVGERTGIVFEFQRVPWQRGLYMIEHGQADAIFASSFTPDRLRYGAYPMKDGEVDARRMIYLLNYTLFVRRGAGVKWNGSQISGLQRPVGVTQDFAIARDLKAMGVPLEPEANTVSNLRKLALGRIDAYAEIESLAEAAIKASPAEFGDIVRLQPPLRSRPYYLMFSKRFAASHPDVAERVWNAIPEVTTSAEYRALATGKYAQ, encoded by the coding sequence ATGATGTGGCGGGTTGTTCTGGTCCTAGCCATAGTCATGAGCACCTCTGTCCGGGCTGCCGAACCGGCTGCGTCGATTCGCGTGGTGTTCAACACGGCGCCCAACCCTCCTATCACCTATGGTGATGGTACCTTCATTGACCCCGACAAACCAAGCCTGATCGTCGAAATGTTGCGCATGGTTGGCGAGCGAACCGGCATCGTGTTCGAGTTTCAGCGCGTGCCGTGGCAGCGCGGTCTCTACATGATCGAGCACGGCCAAGCCGACGCGATCTTCGCTTCGAGTTTTACCCCCGACCGCCTGCGGTATGGCGCTTATCCCATGAAGGATGGCGAGGTTGACGCCCGCCGGATGATCTACCTGCTGAATTACACCCTGTTCGTGCGGCGCGGTGCCGGGGTGAAATGGAATGGAAGCCAGATATCCGGCCTGCAGAGGCCGGTGGGCGTAACTCAGGACTTTGCCATTGCCCGAGACCTGAAGGCCATGGGCGTGCCCCTCGAGCCTGAGGCAAACACAGTGAGCAACCTTCGCAAACTGGCGCTTGGCCGGATCGATGCCTATGCCGAGATCGAGAGCTTGGCCGAAGCGGCGATCAAGGCCTCCCCCGCCGAGTTCGGCGATATCGTGAGGCTCCAGCCTCCCCTGCGAAGCCGGCCCTATTACCTGATGTTTTCCAAGCGGTTCGCTGCGTCGCACCCTGACGTGGCTGAGCGGGTGTGGAACGCCATCCCCGAAGTGACCACCTCAGCCGAGTATCGCGCCTTGGCTACGGGCAAGTACGCGCAATGA
- a CDS encoding sensor histidine kinase produces the protein MTPPFLQHSIATRLFRTSFALYVVAAVVLTGLLVVGEFLSTRATLQRELTTDQRAFDTALAGALWAMETDKLDSIVAGMVAIPEIAGVRVFDPATGHLFVIALKSPEGAPEGEPRGVSIGRDEAQQQRWAAAAGQAVADHAFDIVYRHATGTMSVGRAELLSGRQQLIDRIWGQSALIIAVALFKEAILWAIFLAVSHRMLVRPLSELIRALDGAHPAETRRITLTPSAESMIAGTELMLLRDSLNSLSDRVHEHRAQLLALNQELESQVAERTLALEEANLALTGQAARLAATNAELEQFAYVASHDLKQPLRMVSSYVTLLERQARDRLKGDELEFIAFARDGASRMDRLITDLLEYSRTGRNADQFQPVALDSVLAEALHNLKVPVEEAAAEVEAAQSLPTVRGNRGELVRLFQNLIGNAIQYRTADVRPHIRISCHADQAGWVVSVRDNGIGIPAEQCERVFGIFQRLHTRAQYEGTGIGLAICKKIVEVHGGRIWVESESGEGATFFFTLPAAGPDIAGRSASASS, from the coding sequence ATGACCCCGCCCTTTCTCCAGCACTCCATCGCCACCCGGCTGTTCCGGACGTCGTTTGCCCTGTATGTGGTGGCGGCCGTGGTCCTGACCGGGTTGCTGGTGGTCGGCGAGTTCCTATCGACCCGCGCAACCTTGCAGCGGGAGCTGACTACGGACCAGCGGGCCTTCGACACCGCCCTGGCCGGCGCCCTGTGGGCCATGGAAACGGACAAGCTGGACTCTATCGTCGCCGGCATGGTGGCCATTCCGGAAATTGCCGGGGTTCGCGTGTTCGACCCCGCCACCGGGCATCTTTTCGTCATCGCCCTTAAATCGCCCGAAGGCGCCCCCGAAGGTGAGCCCCGGGGGGTGTCCATCGGCCGTGACGAGGCTCAGCAGCAGCGCTGGGCCGCCGCGGCCGGTCAGGCGGTGGCCGATCACGCCTTTGACATCGTCTACCGCCATGCCACCGGCACCATGTCGGTGGGGCGGGCGGAGTTGCTGTCCGGGCGGCAGCAATTGATCGACCGGATCTGGGGGCAGAGCGCCCTGATCATCGCCGTCGCCCTGTTTAAGGAAGCCATCCTGTGGGCGATCTTCCTGGCGGTCAGCCATCGCATGCTGGTCCGGCCCCTGTCGGAGCTGATTCGTGCCCTGGACGGCGCCCATCCGGCCGAAACCCGGCGGATCACCCTGACGCCGTCCGCCGAATCCATGATCGCCGGCACGGAATTGATGCTGCTCCGCGACTCGTTGAACTCGCTGAGCGACCGGGTGCACGAGCATCGCGCCCAATTGCTGGCCCTCAACCAGGAACTGGAGAGCCAGGTGGCCGAGCGGACGCTGGCGCTTGAGGAGGCGAACCTTGCCCTGACGGGGCAGGCCGCGCGCCTTGCCGCGACCAATGCCGAACTGGAGCAGTTCGCCTATGTGGCGTCCCATGACCTGAAGCAGCCGCTTCGCATGGTCAGCTCCTACGTCACCTTGCTGGAACGCCAGGCCAGGGACCGCCTCAAGGGCGACGAGCTGGAGTTCATCGCCTTCGCCCGCGATGGCGCCAGCCGCATGGATCGGCTCATCACGGACCTTCTGGAGTATTCCAGAACAGGGCGTAATGCCGATCAATTCCAGCCCGTAGCTTTGGACTCGGTTCTCGCCGAAGCCCTGCATAACCTGAAGGTCCCGGTGGAGGAGGCGGCGGCCGAGGTCGAAGCCGCGCAATCCCTGCCCACGGTCCGGGGCAATCGGGGTGAATTGGTCCGGTTGTTCCAGAATCTGATCGGCAATGCCATCCAGTATCGCACCGCCGATGTCCGGCCCCATATCCGAATTTCCTGCCATGCCGACCAAGCCGGCTGGGTGGTTTCGGTCAGGGACAACGGCATCGGCATTCCGGCCGAACAGTGCGAGCGCGTCTTCGGAATCTTTCAGCGGCTGCACACTCGCGCGCAATATGAGGGTACCGGCATCGGGCTGGCCATTTGCAAGAAGATCGTCGAGGTCCATGGCGGGCGGATTTGGGTGGAGTCGGAGTCGGGCGAGGGGGCGACCTTCTTTTTCACCCTGCCGGCGGCAGGTCCGGACATCGCGGGCCGGAGTGCGTCGGCTTCAAGCTGA
- a CDS encoding ArsR/SmtB family transcription factor has product MLETFETVAKAVADPSRVRILKLLEGGELCVCQITTVLDLAPATISKHLAALKTAGLVQQRRDGKWVYYRLAERDFNAYARSFLDLVGASLKDDPTSVEDRRVLALVNAVPVQALCDQGRAALFSNALAESTCCGGPP; this is encoded by the coding sequence ATGCTTGAGACATTCGAAACCGTCGCCAAAGCCGTCGCCGATCCCAGCCGGGTGCGTATCCTGAAGCTGCTGGAAGGGGGCGAGCTCTGCGTCTGCCAGATCACCACGGTGCTGGACCTGGCGCCCGCCACCATCTCCAAGCATCTGGCGGCGTTGAAGACCGCCGGCCTGGTGCAGCAGCGCCGGGACGGCAAGTGGGTCTACTACCGGCTGGCCGAACGCGACTTCAACGCCTACGCCCGATCCTTCCTCGATCTGGTCGGGGCATCCCTGAAGGATGACCCGACCTCGGTGGAGGACCGCCGGGTTCTGGCGCTGGTCAATGCCGTGCCGGTTCAGGCCCTGTGCGACCAGGGGCGGGCGGCGCTGTTTTCGAATGCTCTGGCCGAATCCACCTGCTGTGGGGGACCACCATGA
- a CDS encoding arsenate reductase ArsC produces MSEKTYNVLFLCTGNSARSIMAEAILNREGGTKFKAFSAGSQPKGHIDPTVLNLLKKLNFPTDSFRSKSWEEFARPGAPELDFVFTVCDNAAGEVCPAWPGQPMTAHWGVPDPAGFEGGAVEKAALAADVMRMLNNRISIFSALPIASLDRLSLQKHLDDIGKPRT; encoded by the coding sequence ATGAGCGAGAAGACCTACAACGTCCTGTTTTTGTGCACCGGCAATTCGGCGCGCTCCATCATGGCCGAAGCCATTCTCAACCGTGAGGGCGGCACCAAGTTCAAGGCGTTCAGCGCCGGCAGCCAGCCCAAGGGCCATATCGACCCGACGGTGCTGAATCTGCTGAAGAAGCTGAACTTCCCCACCGACAGCTTCCGCTCCAAGTCGTGGGAGGAGTTCGCCCGGCCGGGTGCGCCCGAACTGGATTTCGTCTTCACCGTCTGCGACAACGCCGCCGGCGAGGTCTGCCCCGCGTGGCCGGGCCAGCCCATGACCGCCCATTGGGGCGTGCCCGATCCCGCCGGATTCGAAGGCGGCGCCGTCGAGAAGGCGGCCCTGGCCGCCGATGTGATGCGCATGCTGAACAATCGCATCAGCATTTTCTCCGCCTTGCCGATCGCGTCCCTCGACCGTCTGTCGCTGCAAAAGCACCTGGACGACATCGGCAAGCCCCGGACCTGA
- a CDS encoding arsenate reductase ArsC, giving the protein MTESTINVLVLCTGNSARSVLGEALINHLGGAKWRAYSAGSRPVGRVNPLSLEVLAEKGLPTAGYRSKSWDEFAAADAPRMDLVITVCDNAAGEVCPVWPGHPSKLHMGFPDPADAKGSHEEQLAEFRKVYAMIEAKVRRLIQLGPDRAGEV; this is encoded by the coding sequence ATGACCGAATCCACCATCAATGTTCTGGTTCTTTGTACCGGCAATTCGGCCCGCAGCGTCCTCGGCGAAGCCTTGATCAACCATCTGGGCGGGGCTAAGTGGAGGGCCTATAGCGCCGGTTCCAGGCCGGTGGGCCGGGTCAATCCGCTGTCGCTGGAAGTCCTGGCGGAGAAGGGCTTGCCCACGGCGGGCTACCGCTCGAAGTCGTGGGACGAGTTCGCGGCGGCCGATGCGCCCAGGATGGATCTGGTCATCACCGTCTGCGACAACGCGGCCGGCGAAGTCTGCCCCGTCTGGCCGGGCCATCCGTCCAAGCTCCATATGGGCTTTCCCGACCCGGCAGACGCCAAGGGCAGCCACGAGGAGCAACTGGCCGAGTTCCGCAAGGTCTATGCCATGATCGAAGCCAAGGTCCGGCGCCTGATCCAATTGGGCCCGGACCGGGCGGGAGAGGTCTGA
- the arsB gene encoding ACR3 family arsenite efflux transporter — MSIPCEVAAKPAMNLFERFLTLWVALCIVAGVALGHFLPGPFQAIGRLELAQVNLPVALLIWLMIIPMLLKIDFGALHQVKEHWKGVGVTLFINWGVKPFSMALLGWIFVSHLFKPYLPADQIDSYIAGLILLAAAPCTAMVFVWSNLTNGEPHFTLSQVAVNDLIMVFAFAPIVGLLLGLSSITVPWDTLLLSVMLYIVVPVIVAQAWRKALLARGLQALAATLATLGPLSLVALLTTLVLLFGFQGEQIIAQPMVIAMLAVPITIQVYFNSGLAYWLNKRLGVAHCVAGPSALIGASNFFELAVAAAISLFGFQSGAALATVVGVLIEVPVMLSVVKIVNASKGWYESKV, encoded by the coding sequence ATGTCCATCCCATGCGAGGTGGCGGCCAAGCCCGCCATGAACCTGTTCGAGCGCTTCCTCACCCTGTGGGTGGCCTTGTGCATCGTCGCCGGCGTGGCCCTGGGCCACTTCCTGCCGGGGCCGTTCCAGGCCATCGGCCGCCTGGAACTGGCCCAGGTCAACCTGCCGGTGGCTTTGCTGATCTGGCTGATGATCATTCCCATGCTGCTGAAGATCGACTTCGGCGCGCTGCATCAGGTCAAGGAGCATTGGAAGGGAGTCGGCGTCACCCTGTTCATCAATTGGGGCGTCAAGCCGTTCTCCATGGCGCTGCTGGGCTGGATCTTCGTCAGCCATCTGTTCAAGCCCTACCTGCCCGCCGACCAGATCGATTCCTATATCGCCGGGCTGATCCTGCTGGCCGCCGCGCCCTGCACCGCCATGGTGTTCGTGTGGTCCAACCTGACCAATGGCGAGCCCCATTTCACCCTGTCCCAGGTGGCGGTGAACGATTTGATCATGGTGTTCGCTTTCGCCCCCATCGTCGGGCTGCTGCTGGGCCTGTCCTCCATCACCGTGCCGTGGGACACTCTGCTGCTGTCGGTGATGCTCTACATCGTGGTGCCGGTGATCGTGGCGCAGGCGTGGCGCAAGGCCCTGCTGGCCCGTGGGCTGCAAGCCCTGGCCGCCACCCTGGCGACGCTGGGGCCGCTGTCGCTGGTGGCGTTACTCACCACCCTGGTGCTGCTGTTCGGCTTCCAGGGCGAGCAGATCATCGCCCAGCCCATGGTCATCGCCATGCTGGCGGTGCCCATCACCATCCAGGTCTACTTTAATTCCGGTCTGGCCTATTGGCTCAACAAGAGGTTGGGCGTCGCCCATTGCGTCGCCGGACCCTCGGCCCTGATCGGCGCCAGCAATTTCTTCGAGTTGGCAGTGGCCGCCGCCATCTCCCTGTTCGGCTTCCAGTCGGGCGCCGCCCTGGCCACCGTGGTCGGCGTGCTGATCGAGGTGCCGGTGATGCTGTCGGTAGTCAAGATCGTCAATGCCAGCAAGGGCTGGTACGAGTCCAAGGTGTAA
- the arsC gene encoding arsenate reductase (glutaredoxin) (This arsenate reductase requires both glutathione and glutaredoxin to convert arsenate to arsenite, after which the efflux transporter formed by ArsA and ArsB can extrude the arsenite from the cell, providing resistance.) → MSSEITIYHNPACGTSRNTLGLIRNSGEEPRVVEYLRTPPTRDELVGLIARMGIPVRDLLRKKGTPYADLGLDNMALTDDQLIDAMMAHPILINRPIVVTPLGVKLCRPSELVLDILPQPQKGAFTKEDGEQVVDGQGKRIL, encoded by the coding sequence ATGAGCAGCGAAATCACCATCTATCACAACCCGGCTTGCGGCACGTCACGCAACACCCTGGGGCTGATCCGCAATTCGGGTGAAGAGCCCCGGGTCGTCGAATACCTGCGGACTCCGCCGACGCGGGATGAACTGGTGGGGCTGATCGCGCGCATGGGCATTCCCGTCCGTGACCTGCTGCGCAAGAAGGGCACGCCCTACGCCGATCTGGGATTGGACAACATGGCATTGACCGATGACCAATTGATCGATGCCATGATGGCTCATCCCATCCTGATCAACCGCCCCATCGTGGTCACGCCCCTGGGGGTGAAACTGTGCCGCCCGTCCGAACTGGTTCTCGACATCCTGCCCCAGCCCCAGAAGGGTGCCTTCACCAAGGAGGACGGCGAGCAGGTGGTGGACGGGCAGGGCAAGCGCATTTTGTAG